A window of Sphingorhabdus lacus contains these coding sequences:
- a CDS encoding tetratricopeptide repeat protein — translation MATNADGQVEERATLIARASLFGPFVLADQGGAHITLSNRRARAVLAMLCLEPDQPVAREQLTRLLWPGRFEAQAKASLRQCLLELAKALEPLEQPLLSVSRERVTLTNMRFRTDLADLEAALMAGRYEEAIKLLETIGARRLLDDLNVGDAFADWLEARRKQVSLRLQALVERALDDIGDTALRKRLLGAWAVRQPSVAPAAMPTPTDSKTRIAVLPFKSLGSGDGPDYFTDGMVDELITTLGQVPQLLVAGRISSFHFRDSPLMPTQIARELGVTHLIEGSVQRQGEQVRIHVHLIAGDTGFELWGQRFDGSLDSIFRLQEDVAQAVTRALADALNLDMAAPLVRTMTGSKKAFDLYLQGRALNARLFGDGVLEKAVELLQQAVAIDPQFAEAWVELAEVHHNISVWTQCLDRNAEALCMAECAHKAIVLAPQLGYPHALLAIYEWTRNNIVGAMDLVFEAYRREPTHPGVAMRVGSFLLFLGRTSDAAPYIMAAIEQDPVDTRKFALLIAVHLHRGEFEAAVQVGQRSVDLGWPSVQLGLAMAATGRHDLAVEQYQLTKKLVNTIILPPVGSGPMTDEAMDAYWLVAAKGVCSGQEADRLTYHQLLNMMFVTLHDKADMAIIAPAIMTGHVELVFNGLGLRLTPANMVWLAMLWMDFDPIRQIWQHPDFIPFAQRIGMADAWAKYGWPDLLPPPSNRV, via the coding sequence ATGGCAACAAATGCTGACGGTCAGGTGGAGGAACGGGCGACGTTAATTGCGCGTGCGTCGCTCTTTGGCCCCTTCGTGCTGGCCGATCAGGGCGGAGCGCATATCACTCTATCCAATCGCAGGGCCCGCGCCGTTTTGGCGATGCTGTGCCTGGAGCCCGACCAGCCCGTCGCGCGCGAACAGCTTACCCGGCTGCTTTGGCCCGGGCGGTTTGAGGCGCAGGCGAAAGCGAGTTTGCGGCAATGCCTGCTCGAACTGGCCAAGGCGCTGGAGCCTTTGGAGCAGCCGCTGCTGTCGGTCTCGCGCGAGCGGGTTACGCTCACCAATATGCGTTTCCGAACGGATCTGGCCGATCTCGAAGCGGCGCTGATGGCGGGGCGCTATGAAGAGGCGATCAAGCTGCTGGAAACGATTGGCGCAAGGCGGCTGCTCGACGATCTGAATGTTGGCGATGCTTTTGCCGATTGGCTGGAGGCGCGGCGGAAACAAGTTTCGCTGCGGCTGCAGGCTTTGGTCGAGCGGGCGCTGGATGACATTGGAGATACGGCGCTGCGCAAACGCCTGCTGGGCGCCTGGGCGGTGCGGCAGCCGTCTGTTGCGCCCGCTGCCATGCCGACACCGACTGACAGCAAGACGCGGATTGCCGTTTTGCCTTTCAAGTCTTTGGGCAGTGGCGATGGGCCGGATTATTTCACCGACGGGATGGTCGATGAGTTGATCACGACGCTGGGTCAGGTACCCCAATTGCTCGTCGCGGGCAGGATATCGTCCTTCCATTTCCGCGATAGCCCCTTGATGCCCACACAGATCGCCAGGGAATTGGGGGTCACCCATCTGATCGAGGGATCGGTGCAGCGGCAGGGCGAGCAGGTGCGCATCCATGTGCATCTGATTGCAGGTGACACAGGCTTTGAACTTTGGGGGCAGCGGTTTGACGGCAGCCTCGATTCGATCTTCCGATTGCAGGAGGATGTCGCGCAGGCCGTGACGCGGGCGCTCGCCGACGCGCTGAATCTCGATATGGCTGCGCCGCTGGTGCGCACCATGACCGGTAGCAAAAAGGCCTTTGATCTCTATTTGCAGGGTCGCGCGCTCAATGCCCGATTGTTCGGCGATGGCGTGCTCGAGAAGGCAGTCGAACTGCTGCAGCAGGCAGTCGCGATTGATCCGCAATTTGCCGAAGCATGGGTCGAACTGGCTGAGGTACATCACAATATTTCGGTCTGGACCCAATGCCTTGACCGCAATGCAGAGGCGCTCTGCATGGCCGAGTGCGCCCACAAGGCAATCGTCCTTGCCCCCCAGCTTGGCTATCCGCATGCGCTTCTTGCCATCTATGAATGGACGCGAAACAACATTGTCGGGGCCATGGATCTGGTGTTCGAAGCCTATCGCCGCGAGCCGACCCATCCCGGGGTCGCAATGCGCGTCGGCTCGTTCCTTCTTTTCCTCGGGCGCACCAGCGATGCCGCACCCTATATTATGGCCGCAATTGAACAAGACCCGGTCGACACGCGCAAATTTGCCCTGCTGATCGCGGTGCATTTGCATCGCGGCGAGTTTGAAGCGGCTGTGCAGGTCGGGCAGCGCTCGGTTGATCTAGGCTGGCCGTCGGTTCAGTTGGGGCTGGCGATGGCAGCAACCGGCCGACATGACTTGGCGGTCGAACAGTATCAGCTGACCAAAAAATTGGTCAACACCATCATCCTGCCTCCGGTCGGCAGCGGCCCAATGACGGACGAAGCGATGGATGCGTATTGGCTGGTTGCGGCAAAGGGCGTGTGCAGCGGACAGGAAGCCGATCGCCTGACCTATCACCAGCTTTTGAATATGATGTTCGTCACGCTGCATGACAAAGCGGATATGGCGATCATCGCACCTGCCATTATGACCGGCCATGTAGAATTGGTGTTCAATGGCCTTGGGCTTCGCCTGACACCGGCCAATATGGTGTGGCTGGCCATGCTGTGGATGGACTTCGATCCTATCCGCCAAATCTGGCAGCACCCCGATTTCATCCCCTTTGCCCAGCGTATCGGCATGGCCGATGCTTGGGCCAAATATGGCTGGCCGGATTTACTGCCCCCGCCCAGCAACCGCGTTTAG